The following are encoded in a window of Candidatus Sericytochromatia bacterium genomic DNA:
- a CDS encoding HAD family hydrolase: MHYRLIATDLDGTLFAHQPDVPERTRGALARWVASGRSLVIATGRMYHSTKRVAEQLGVETPLICYQGAMIRCPLTERTLWHQTVAPQPARELIDDLESQGLTVLAFRQDQVHTRVLDEATRAYTSLSRTEARVIPGWDWFLQEGSPTKLVAIGEPARVSRELGRLRPAWAGLLHIVQSQPNFLEVVHPEANKGAALRHLCQHMDIAMEAVIAIGDGQNDLEMVQEAGLGVAMGNAHPDLSRVADCQIGHVADQGIVAFIEGLLADPGRASRLPPA, from the coding sequence TTGCACTATCGTTTGATCGCCACCGACCTGGACGGCACCTTGTTCGCCCATCAACCAGACGTTCCTGAACGTACCCGGGGGGCGCTCGCGCGGTGGGTGGCCAGTGGGCGCTCGCTCGTGATCGCGACGGGACGGATGTACCACTCCACCAAACGGGTGGCGGAACAACTGGGCGTCGAGACCCCGTTGATCTGCTACCAGGGCGCCATGATTCGGTGTCCGCTGACGGAGCGCACCCTGTGGCACCAAACCGTGGCGCCACAGCCGGCACGGGAATTGATTGACGACCTTGAATCTCAGGGGCTCACCGTGCTTGCCTTTCGGCAGGACCAGGTTCACACCCGCGTGCTGGACGAGGCCACGCGGGCTTACACCTCGCTCTCACGTACCGAAGCCCGGGTCATCCCAGGCTGGGACTGGTTTCTGCAGGAGGGCTCCCCCACCAAGCTGGTGGCGATCGGAGAACCCGCCCGGGTCAGTCGCGAGTTGGGCCGGCTGCGTCCGGCCTGGGCTGGCCTGCTTCACATCGTGCAGTCGCAACCCAATTTTCTCGAAGTCGTGCATCCCGAAGCCAACAAAGGGGCTGCCTTGCGCCATCTGTGTCAGCACATGGACATCGCGATGGAGGCGGTCATCGCGATCGGGGACGGCCAGAACGACCTCGAGATGGTCCAGGAGGCGGGGCTGGGCGTGGCGATGGGCAACGCCCATCCCGACCTGTCCAGGGTGGCCGACTGCCAGATCGGCCACGTGGCCGATCAAGGCATCGTCGCCTTCATCGAGGGGCTGCTGGCAGATCCGGGCAGGGCCTCAAGGCTGCCACCCGCTTGA
- a CDS encoding DUF4412 domain-containing protein, protein MLKWLVTTFLSAACVAVSSLPAWAIPTAFKAIGEAQTWDQARAASKPVANTLYYQGGRIRLEMAAPVSAEGVAPFNVVLASEGGRTVILLNPADKQAMKMEMASLDEMAENRSLQQLSQFRLRDFSTTFKARSRAIGSETIAGEPCTIREQHDKSGHVRIWVSERLAIPFKFVYLEKSKPMFAWTVKQFTPSSNLPASAFNVPGGYETVDLTEMMKGLDDAHPQPKR, encoded by the coding sequence ATGTTGAAGTGGCTGGTGACGACGTTTCTTTCGGCAGCCTGCGTGGCTGTCTCCAGCTTGCCCGCCTGGGCGATTCCCACGGCGTTCAAGGCCATTGGCGAGGCCCAGACCTGGGATCAGGCACGCGCCGCTAGCAAGCCGGTGGCCAACACGCTGTACTACCAGGGCGGCCGGATCCGCCTGGAGATGGCCGCCCCGGTGAGTGCGGAGGGCGTGGCCCCGTTCAACGTCGTGCTCGCCAGCGAGGGAGGGCGCACGGTGATCTTGCTGAATCCCGCCGACAAGCAGGCCATGAAGATGGAGATGGCCTCCCTCGATGAGATGGCGGAAAACCGCTCCTTGCAGCAACTGAGTCAGTTCCGGTTGCGGGATTTTTCCACCACCTTCAAGGCGCGCAGTCGAGCCATCGGCTCCGAAACCATTGCCGGGGAACCTTGCACCATCCGCGAACAGCACGACAAGAGCGGACACGTGCGAATCTGGGTCTCCGAGCGGCTGGCCATCCCCTTCAAGTTCGTCTACCTGGAGAAGTCCAAGCCGATGTTTGCCTGGACGGTCAAACAATTCACGCCATCTTCGAACTTGCCTGCCTCGGCTTTCAATGTGCCCGGTGGCTACGAGACGGTCGACCTCACTGAGATGATGAAGGGGCTGGACGACGCTCACCCGCAGCCCAAGCGCTGA
- a CDS encoding VWA domain-containing protein codes for MTFHLAAPVLLLLLLCLPVLLMRAWVDRQRAAVALEQFKAGAARRAAGEWPRAGRQFQQSLLLLTALTCCVLALSEPRWGTARATGEARTDGQLVLVLDVSRSMGVMDVLGVARADAMRRFLETLLPTLSGWRCGVVLMAGDADVVCPLTSDLEAVKTLLQRARPGEGPGKGTDLEAGIRAALPLFRPGPRHVLLCSDGEVLSGDIEQAARLARDQHAVLLTAVCGTEEGGPVPTEPDMWGNPGFVQYRGETITSRAAPALLANLAEITRGVSVDLAEATAVDDVRRFLGAGAGEAPPSPSVRFAPAEVLEPFQWLLALGTLFLLLEALLELYRRRVKHPSFSSALRLALDRASAIGPGLMVPVLVGGWAWLPSWYLNQQAIEAQRASDVIRSEALLRSALRQDPGSAPLHANLGWLRYQQGDLDHAEKEFQAALSTAAGHQRGTLRYNLGNVHFRQAERGSGRTGYEQAIADYEAALQHWPEDAEARQNLALARQRLKQASPPPASPSPSPSGGRAAAGAAGAVGVNPPYHPPELSQLPTQAEVDSTLKALEQDERRRLAEESGNRAPSRAGELPDPGRLIERALSGFDLERDW; via the coding sequence GTGACGTTCCATCTGGCTGCGCCGGTTCTGCTGCTCTTGCTCCTGTGTCTGCCCGTTCTGCTGATGCGCGCCTGGGTCGACCGTCAGCGCGCCGCCGTGGCGCTCGAACAATTCAAAGCGGGGGCTGCACGTCGGGCCGCTGGGGAATGGCCGCGCGCGGGGCGGCAATTTCAGCAGAGCCTTCTGCTGCTGACCGCTCTGACCTGCTGCGTCTTGGCCTTGAGTGAGCCGCGTTGGGGCACGGCGCGTGCGACCGGCGAAGCCCGCACGGACGGCCAGCTGGTGCTGGTGCTGGACGTCAGCCGCAGCATGGGCGTGATGGACGTCCTCGGGGTGGCCAGGGCGGATGCGATGCGTCGTTTCCTGGAAACGCTGCTGCCTACCCTGTCCGGCTGGCGCTGTGGGGTGGTCTTGATGGCCGGTGACGCGGATGTCGTCTGTCCCTTGACCTCTGATCTGGAGGCGGTCAAGACGTTGCTGCAGCGGGCCAGGCCAGGGGAGGGCCCCGGCAAGGGGACGGACCTGGAGGCCGGTATTCGCGCGGCCCTGCCGCTGTTTCGTCCCGGGCCGCGGCACGTGCTTCTCTGCAGTGATGGCGAGGTGTTGTCCGGTGACATCGAACAGGCCGCCCGGCTCGCTCGAGACCAGCACGCGGTGCTCCTGACGGCTGTCTGTGGCACGGAGGAAGGGGGGCCGGTCCCGACCGAACCTGACATGTGGGGCAATCCAGGGTTCGTTCAGTACCGGGGGGAGACCATCACCAGCCGGGCCGCACCGGCCCTGCTGGCCAATCTGGCCGAGATCACCCGTGGCGTCTCTGTGGATCTGGCGGAGGCGACGGCGGTCGATGACGTCAGACGCTTTCTGGGGGCCGGTGCGGGGGAGGCGCCTCCCTCCCCTTCCGTGAGGTTCGCCCCCGCCGAGGTCTTGGAGCCCTTTCAGTGGCTGCTGGCGCTGGGCACGCTGTTCCTCTTGTTAGAGGCGTTGCTCGAACTCTACCGACGTCGCGTCAAGCATCCTTCTTTTTCCAGCGCGCTGCGCCTGGCGCTTGATCGTGCGTCGGCCATCGGGCCGGGCCTCATGGTTCCGGTGCTGGTGGGGGGCTGGGCCTGGCTGCCATCCTGGTACCTCAATCAGCAGGCCATCGAGGCCCAACGCGCCTCGGATGTGATACGCAGTGAAGCTCTGCTGCGCTCGGCCTTGCGTCAGGACCCTGGCTCGGCCCCCTTGCACGCCAATCTGGGCTGGTTGCGCTACCAGCAGGGCGATCTGGACCACGCCGAAAAGGAGTTCCAGGCTGCCTTGTCGACGGCCGCGGGCCATCAGCGGGGCACCCTTCGCTACAATCTCGGCAATGTTCATTTTCGGCAGGCTGAACGAGGCTCCGGACGTACGGGGTACGAGCAGGCGATCGCCGATTACGAGGCCGCGCTCCAACACTGGCCCGAAGATGCCGAGGCGCGTCAGAATCTGGCCTTGGCGCGACAGCGCCTGAAACAGGCGTCGCCCCCTCCCGCGTCGCCTTCACCCTCTCCGTCCGGCGGGCGCGCCGCCGCAGGCGCCGCTGGGGCCGTGGGCGTCAACCCGCCTTATCATCCCCCGGAGCTTTCCCAGTTGCCCACTCAGGCTGAAGTCGACTCGACGCTCAAGGCGTTGGAACAGGACGAGCGTCGTCGCCTGGCGGAAGAGAGTGGGAATCGCGCCCCCAGTCGGGCTGGCGAACTTCCGGACCCGGGGCGCTTGATCGAGCGTGCGCTGAGCGGGTTCGACTTGGAGCGGGATTGGTGA
- a CDS encoding VWA domain-containing protein, which translates to MTWGTPTVLAALAALPVLLVLAWRVLPRAHSTSFSSLRFLMHRGWRGRLADPMAWTLRLAALFLLIAAIARPQWGTTWIDERQMAVDVMLALDLSGSMRAEDFQPENRLVAAKQVIGEFIGKSTDHRMGLVVFAGRSLTVAPLTLDHAMVREALARVDFQTIRQDGTAIGDAIGNCLYRLKEANSRGRVIVLFTDGENNSGYLDPIRAAGMARVKGIRIHTIAVGKPGGAPIPMPNAFGEKIYLRDSEGRLILPQINEVSLKRIAAITGGRYFRATDTRALRAVYDEINRLERSEVQRQRRRRLEDHFQGLVWLALALVLLRFWTSTGRMRVLEVGA; encoded by the coding sequence TTGACCTGGGGGACTCCCACCGTGCTCGCCGCGTTGGCTGCGCTGCCCGTATTGCTGGTGCTGGCCTGGCGTGTCCTGCCCCGCGCGCATTCGACGTCATTTTCCTCCCTGCGCTTTCTGATGCACCGGGGTTGGCGAGGGCGTCTGGCAGATCCGATGGCCTGGACGCTGCGTTTGGCCGCGCTGTTCCTGCTGATCGCGGCGATCGCCCGCCCACAATGGGGCACCACCTGGATCGACGAGCGGCAAATGGCGGTGGACGTGATGTTGGCGCTCGACCTGTCCGGCTCGATGCGGGCAGAGGACTTTCAGCCGGAGAATCGATTGGTGGCGGCCAAACAGGTCATCGGGGAGTTTATTGGCAAGTCGACGGACCACCGGATGGGCCTGGTGGTTTTTGCTGGCCGCTCCCTCACCGTGGCGCCTCTGACCCTGGATCATGCGATGGTGCGGGAGGCGCTGGCCCGCGTTGATTTTCAGACCATTCGACAGGACGGAACGGCCATCGGCGATGCCATCGGCAATTGCTTGTATCGCCTGAAAGAGGCCAACTCGCGGGGGCGTGTGATCGTCCTGTTCACGGACGGCGAGAACAATTCGGGATACCTGGACCCGATTCGTGCGGCCGGGATGGCGAGGGTCAAGGGCATTCGCATCCATACGATTGCCGTGGGCAAGCCTGGTGGGGCCCCAATTCCGATGCCCAATGCGTTCGGCGAGAAGATCTACCTGCGCGACAGTGAGGGGCGCTTGATTCTCCCCCAGATCAACGAAGTCAGCTTGAAGCGGATCGCGGCCATTACCGGGGGCCGTTACTTCCGAGCCACGGACACCAGGGCGCTGCGAGCGGTGTATGACGAGATCAATCGCCTGGAGCGTTCCGAGGTGCAACGACAACGGCGGCGACGCCTGGAAGACCATTTCCAGGGCCTGGTCTGGTTGGCCCTGGCCCTGGTATTGCTGCGCTTCTGGACCTCCACCGGACGCATGCGGGTCTTGGAGGTAGGCGCGTGA
- a CDS encoding AAA family ATPase, giving the protein MARQESGGTRQVETGGHLLAIRYRHPDSGYTVASVESEGDCWTLVTERGHELHAGLRIKALGRWGEHPRHGRQFYAKRVDAELPTESAAIIRFLASGVLPGIGPRAAETLVAAFGASVFAILDDAPQRLHGIPGLSSHRVGLLQQAWAALRKRSERLTALEASGLSRWQAVKWDERHGEVALSALREDPFALLELDSSCSFAEAERLASSLGLPAEAPARLQAWLLKTLREAAGNGHTACDEEELVGTVQALSGVARARVEASLQAALAAERFVRYHDQATATISIAELPAWRDEEMLAKRVSALLKRPVELHPEWREIVTRVAHAQVPPPSPRQHEAVQGALQHRLFLLSGGPGTGKSTTVRFLLAVLEALEQVVLLAAPTGRAAQRLAELAHRPAMTLHRLLGLQPAGSGLHRTDAGVLPADVVIVDEATMMDLELARHLLEALPPLAHLVLIGDTDQLPSVGPGQVFRDLMQDPRVARVTLETVFRVSGSLELVRCAHAIRQGVSPALQIPGTGSGGEAYFVEAEGDEAVRSRLVNVATKSLPSRLGLDPRTEIQVLTPALQGPLGARTLNVDLQRHLHLDVGADSDPIFVVGNRVMQCANDLELGVFNGDVGVVESIDPPQKMAWIRFGERCVAYPFRLRQFLEPAWAITVHKSQGSEYPAVVVALSLCHGPLLQREVLYTAFTRARRVVVVVGSSAAIERAVAQPSPARRTGLRWHLGQLGGGPST; this is encoded by the coding sequence GTGGCACGTCAAGAATCAGGCGGAACACGCCAGGTCGAGACCGGGGGCCACCTGCTCGCCATTCGTTATCGCCATCCCGATAGCGGCTACACCGTGGCCTCCGTGGAGTCCGAGGGGGATTGTTGGACCCTGGTCACCGAACGAGGGCATGAACTGCACGCGGGGCTGAGGATCAAGGCCCTGGGGCGCTGGGGGGAACATCCGCGCCATGGGCGTCAGTTTTATGCCAAACGGGTGGACGCGGAGTTGCCGACAGAATCGGCGGCGATCATTCGGTTCCTGGCTTCCGGGGTGCTGCCTGGGATTGGTCCCCGTGCCGCAGAGACTCTGGTCGCGGCTTTCGGGGCCAGCGTATTCGCCATCCTGGATGACGCCCCGCAACGCTTGCACGGCATTCCAGGTTTGAGTTCCCATCGGGTGGGCCTGCTGCAACAGGCCTGGGCGGCTTTGAGGAAGCGAAGCGAGCGGTTGACGGCTTTGGAAGCCTCGGGTCTCAGTCGCTGGCAAGCGGTGAAGTGGGATGAGCGACACGGTGAAGTGGCGCTGTCGGCCCTGCGGGAAGACCCTTTCGCTCTCCTCGAACTGGACTCCTCCTGCTCGTTCGCAGAGGCTGAGCGACTCGCCAGTTCCCTGGGCCTGCCGGCTGAGGCGCCTGCGCGACTACAGGCTTGGCTGCTGAAGACGCTGCGTGAGGCGGCGGGAAATGGGCATACGGCTTGCGATGAAGAGGAACTCGTGGGCACCGTGCAAGCGCTGAGCGGCGTAGCACGGGCGCGCGTGGAGGCGAGTTTGCAGGCCGCTCTGGCGGCGGAGCGATTCGTTCGGTACCACGACCAGGCCACCGCGACGATCTCGATCGCAGAGTTGCCTGCCTGGCGGGACGAAGAGATGCTCGCGAAACGTGTCTCGGCCTTGCTGAAGAGGCCCGTCGAACTTCATCCCGAATGGCGGGAGATCGTGACCCGGGTGGCTCACGCCCAGGTCCCCCCTCCGTCGCCGCGCCAGCACGAGGCCGTGCAAGGAGCGCTGCAGCATCGCCTCTTTCTATTGAGCGGTGGTCCTGGCACGGGCAAGTCGACCACCGTGAGGTTTCTGTTGGCGGTCTTGGAGGCCCTGGAACAGGTGGTGCTGCTGGCTGCCCCGACCGGTCGGGCTGCACAGCGCCTGGCCGAACTCGCGCATCGACCCGCGATGACCTTGCACCGTTTGCTGGGCCTCCAACCAGCGGGAAGCGGCCTGCACCGGACGGATGCGGGTGTGCTGCCGGCTGACGTGGTGATCGTGGATGAAGCCACCATGATGGACCTGGAGCTCGCTCGCCACCTGCTGGAGGCGTTGCCCCCACTCGCACACCTGGTCCTGATCGGGGACACGGACCAACTGCCGTCGGTGGGACCAGGACAGGTCTTTCGGGACCTGATGCAAGACCCCCGCGTCGCACGGGTGACCCTGGAAACCGTGTTTCGCGTCTCGGGCAGCCTGGAACTGGTTCGCTGCGCTCACGCGATCCGACAGGGCGTTTCACCCGCGCTGCAGATACCGGGCACGGGGTCGGGAGGTGAAGCCTATTTCGTCGAGGCTGAGGGCGATGAGGCGGTCCGCTCGCGGCTGGTGAATGTCGCGACGAAGAGCCTTCCCTCACGCTTAGGGCTCGATCCCAGAACGGAAATACAGGTCCTGACCCCCGCGCTGCAGGGGCCGCTGGGGGCCCGCACCCTCAATGTCGATTTGCAGCGGCACCTTCATCTCGATGTGGGAGCTGATTCGGATCCGATCTTCGTGGTGGGCAACCGGGTGATGCAGTGTGCCAACGATCTCGAATTGGGGGTTTTCAATGGGGATGTGGGCGTGGTGGAGAGCATTGATCCGCCGCAGAAAATGGCCTGGATTCGCTTCGGGGAACGCTGCGTGGCTTATCCCTTCCGGCTGCGCCAGTTTCTGGAACCGGCGTGGGCCATCACGGTTCACAAGAGCCAGGGCAGTGAATACCCAGCGGTGGTCGTGGCGCTCTCCCTCTGTCACGGCCCACTGTTGCAGCGCGAGGTCCTTTACACGGCCTTCACGCGGGCACGCAGGGTGGTGGTGGTGGTGGGATCTTCTGCGGCCATCGAGCGAGCCGTGGCCCAGCCCTCCCCGGCTCGGCGGACCGGCCTGCGCTGGCATCTGGGACAGCTCGGGGGTGGGCCGTCCACATAA
- a CDS encoding pyridoxal phosphate-dependent aminotransferase has translation MHVGASPLERWFTLRPGPYRHMLGGAAVEAWPHVALQEMVGPLEFDLDWGYDTPQGCDSLRALIAEDEGLPAEDGVLLTQGASEGNFLALAALLSPGDRVIMQWPIYPQLRALAQAWGAQVHLWRPSDGHSSWEVDTLLDGVDSSVRLVVLNSPHNPTGHCLEPSDLARVVEAVRGTTRGHLLLDEVYRGLAPSPGSTLRRLGPARLLVTNSVSKAWGLPGARVGWLAGDSSVLADAVLWREHNGLALSNTATAWVRHIWPHKDRLMAANQAILARNRAMVEAWLAERPDLRGGLSPHAGVCLLGIHAALPFDDQTFAEACYRDDRVLVIPGGTIGMPGVLRVGIGQRDATVLKGGLDYLDARLSAWSRTGAP, from the coding sequence ATGCATGTTGGCGCCTCCCCACTCGAGCGTTGGTTCACCCTGCGGCCTGGTCCCTACCGGCACATGCTCGGCGGCGCAGCCGTTGAGGCCTGGCCCCATGTCGCGTTGCAGGAGATGGTGGGGCCGCTGGAGTTCGATTTGGATTGGGGGTATGACACGCCACAAGGCTGTGATTCACTGCGTGCCTTGATTGCCGAAGACGAGGGCTTGCCGGCGGAGGATGGCGTGTTACTCACGCAAGGTGCCTCGGAGGGGAACTTTTTGGCCCTCGCCGCGCTGCTGTCGCCAGGGGATCGGGTGATCATGCAGTGGCCCATCTATCCGCAGTTGCGGGCCCTCGCGCAGGCCTGGGGGGCCCAGGTCCATCTCTGGAGGCCCTCAGACGGCCATTCATCCTGGGAGGTCGACACCCTGCTGGATGGGGTGGACAGCAGCGTGCGGTTGGTGGTTCTCAACTCGCCGCACAACCCGACCGGGCACTGTCTGGAACCGTCGGACCTTGCGCGCGTGGTGGAGGCTGTTCGCGGGACCACCAGAGGCCATTTGCTGCTGGATGAGGTGTATCGAGGACTGGCTCCCTCTCCCGGCTCCACCTTGCGGCGATTGGGGCCGGCGCGGTTGCTGGTGACCAATTCGGTTTCCAAGGCTTGGGGCCTGCCGGGCGCGCGGGTGGGCTGGTTGGCTGGTGATTCCAGCGTGCTGGCGGACGCCGTCCTCTGGCGGGAACACAATGGCCTGGCCCTCAGCAATACGGCGACGGCCTGGGTTCGGCACATCTGGCCTCACAAGGATCGGCTGATGGCTGCCAACCAGGCGATCCTGGCCCGCAATCGCGCGATGGTGGAGGCCTGGCTGGCGGAACGTCCCGACCTCAGGGGGGGGCTTTCGCCCCACGCAGGGGTGTGTCTGCTCGGAATCCACGCCGCCCTGCCGTTCGATGACCAGACGTTTGCCGAAGCCTGCTATCGCGATGACCGCGTGCTCGTCATCCCCGGCGGCACGATCGGCATGCCCGGCGTGTTGCGAGTCGGAATCGGTCAACGGGATGCCACAGTGCTCAAGGGGGGACTTGATTACCTGGACGCTCGCCTGTCGGCGTGGTCCCGAACTGGAGCGCCCTAG
- a CDS encoding TraR/DksA family transcriptional regulator gives MTAFDKHRQELERTRARLNEHILAHRSSIKSHGSHSVQDAYSNSGDSEWVDDASDTYAMALDVSMLERYKHRLQLVESALRRMAENHYGQCIRCQEGIGRERLTAIPETPYCRDCEAEVEVDA, from the coding sequence ATGACAGCTTTCGACAAGCATCGGCAGGAGCTGGAGCGGACCCGCGCACGCCTGAACGAGCACATTCTCGCCCATCGCAGCAGCATCAAATCGCACGGCTCACACAGTGTCCAGGATGCCTACTCCAATTCAGGCGACAGTGAATGGGTGGACGACGCCTCCGATACCTACGCGATGGCGCTCGACGTCTCCATGCTCGAACGTTACAAGCACCGCTTGCAACTGGTGGAGAGCGCCTTGCGGCGAATGGCTGAGAACCATTACGGGCAATGCATTCGATGCCAGGAGGGCATTGGTCGGGAGCGCCTCACGGCCATTCCCGAAACCCCTTACTGTCGGGATTGTGAAGCGGAAGTGGAAGTCGACGCCTGA
- a CDS encoding class I SAM-dependent methyltransferase has product MQIKCPAGSRPYEALAAVYDMSGQSRFSLKMLGYGLELLALHRIRPGRVLDLACGTGAVAVALARRRFEVTGVDGSAAMLARARMRAERWNTRVCWQQADLTRLPERAELGAPEGFDLACCFYDSLNHLTDPEAFQSALCEMRRVLRVGGHLLFDLNTPLAYESVWGNSRDAHVGESYARFWQSHWCPDRRLATMDATYFWREDSNDATWQRISVRHLARGYTDEQVRHALARAGFEVLAAHAALRFDPVDGTTDRAAYLVRAVQASTSTSASQSRQ; this is encoded by the coding sequence ATGCAAATTAAATGCCCGGCCGGATCGAGGCCCTATGAAGCACTGGCGGCGGTCTATGACATGAGTGGCCAGTCACGTTTCAGTCTCAAGATGCTGGGCTACGGGCTGGAATTGCTGGCGCTGCATCGGATCCGGCCTGGTCGGGTGCTAGATCTGGCCTGCGGCACGGGGGCGGTGGCCGTGGCCCTCGCGCGTCGTCGCTTCGAGGTGACAGGGGTGGATGGCTCGGCCGCCATGCTGGCCCGTGCCCGGATGCGGGCGGAACGCTGGAATACGCGTGTTTGCTGGCAGCAAGCGGACCTGACCCGGTTGCCGGAACGGGCGGAACTGGGGGCTCCCGAGGGCTTTGATCTGGCCTGCTGTTTTTATGACAGCCTCAACCACCTGACGGATCCGGAAGCATTCCAGTCGGCACTCTGTGAAATGCGTCGGGTGCTCCGAGTGGGGGGACACTTGCTGTTCGATCTCAACACCCCGTTGGCGTACGAAAGCGTCTGGGGCAACTCGCGCGATGCTCACGTGGGGGAATCGTATGCGCGGTTCTGGCAATCCCACTGGTGCCCCGACAGACGTCTGGCCACGATGGATGCGACCTATTTCTGGCGCGAAGATTCGAACGACGCGACCTGGCAGCGCATCTCGGTGCGCCACCTGGCCCGCGGTTACACGGACGAACAAGTGAGACACGCATTGGCGAGAGCGGGCTTCGAAGTGCTTGCCGCCCATGCGGCCCTGCGTTTTGATCCGGTAGATGGCACGACGGACCGGGCGGCTTATCTGGTCAGGGCGGTTCAGGCGTCGACTTCCACTTCCGCTTCACAATCCCGACAGTAA
- a CDS encoding sigma-70 family RNA polymerase sigma factor produces MPNLISDELALDGSTGSGFEEAGLLPETDLLSGRPSIEESEPEASVVEDLAEETTEETDELRVNVAPTPGPAVEQSDDSIRMYLQEIGKRRLITHAEELELARLISRGGAEGEKAKHKLVSANLRLVVSIARKHLGRGLSFLDLIQEGNMGLMRAAEKYDYRKGYKFSTYATWWIRQAITRAIADQGRTIRVPVHMVETISRVKKTIRLMSQKLGRQPNETEVAEELQITVEKLREITKADQEPVSLETPIGKEEDSRLGDIIRDQHTASPPATALQRMLCEDVNNLLETHLTERERYVVRRRFGLDGGQQRTLEGIGHDMGVTRERVRQIEAKALNKLRMSLQKEQLRGYLS; encoded by the coding sequence TTGCCGAATCTCATCTCCGACGAACTCGCTCTCGATGGTAGCACCGGGTCTGGTTTCGAAGAAGCCGGCCTCTTGCCTGAAACGGACCTGCTCTCCGGACGGCCGAGCATCGAAGAATCCGAACCCGAAGCGTCCGTGGTCGAGGACCTCGCCGAGGAAACGACGGAAGAAACGGATGAACTGCGAGTCAATGTGGCCCCCACCCCGGGCCCGGCCGTCGAACAATCGGACGATTCGATCCGGATGTATCTGCAGGAAATCGGCAAGCGTCGCCTCATCACGCACGCCGAAGAACTGGAACTCGCTCGGCTGATCTCGCGCGGCGGGGCCGAAGGCGAAAAGGCCAAGCATAAGTTGGTGTCGGCCAACCTTCGGTTGGTCGTGTCCATCGCTCGGAAACATCTGGGTCGCGGGCTTTCCTTCCTGGACTTGATCCAGGAGGGGAACATGGGACTGATGCGAGCGGCCGAGAAGTACGACTACCGCAAGGGTTACAAGTTCTCCACCTATGCCACCTGGTGGATCCGTCAGGCCATCACCCGGGCCATCGCGGACCAGGGCCGGACCATTCGGGTCCCCGTCCACATGGTGGAGACCATCAGCCGCGTGAAGAAGACCATTCGCCTGATGAGCCAGAAGCTGGGTCGTCAACCCAATGAAACGGAAGTAGCGGAAGAGCTGCAGATCACGGTCGAAAAGCTGCGCGAGATCACCAAGGCTGACCAGGAGCCCGTCTCGCTGGAAACGCCCATCGGTAAGGAAGAAGATTCCCGTCTGGGGGACATCATCCGAGACCAGCACACGGCGAGCCCGCCGGCCACCGCCCTGCAACGCATGCTCTGCGAAGACGTCAACAATCTGCTGGAAACCCACCTCACCGAGCGCGAACGCTACGTCGTTCGACGTCGCTTCGGGTTGGACGGCGGCCAACAGCGCACGCTGGAAGGCATCGGACACGACATGGGCGTGACCCGTGAGCGGGTTCGTCAGATCGAGGCCAAGGCGCTCAATAAGCTCCGCATGTCGCTCCAAAAAGAGCAACTGCGCGGCTACCTCAGTTGA
- a CDS encoding class I SAM-dependent methyltransferase, whose product MRHHLHRMHEAVLRSAPIRPGDRILYVGCDRGAFTPAMADQLARSSELVAVDFSQVPLQRVERLMAQVQRKNFLFFRLSQPLIPFADEYFDLVIAYGSQHALPRPDLVLDELDRVLKPEGRLYWHDVDPTAHRPWTRLVNWLFFWRKRPASAQTLSDVRRRMSRYFTIEFYRRWTHTWGRQSCLLVGRKPRVD is encoded by the coding sequence ATGCGGCATCATCTCCATCGAATGCACGAAGCCGTGCTTCGGTCGGCTCCCATCCGTCCGGGCGACCGAATTCTTTACGTCGGCTGCGATCGCGGGGCCTTCACCCCGGCGATGGCGGATCAGCTTGCTCGCTCCAGCGAATTGGTGGCGGTGGACTTTTCGCAGGTCCCGCTTCAACGGGTGGAGCGCTTGATGGCCCAGGTGCAGCGGAAGAATTTTCTATTTTTTCGGCTGAGTCAGCCCCTGATACCCTTTGCGGATGAATATTTCGACCTGGTGATCGCCTATGGTTCCCAGCACGCTCTGCCCCGTCCCGACCTGGTCCTTGACGAACTGGATCGCGTCTTGAAGCCGGAGGGCAGGCTGTACTGGCACGATGTGGACCCCACGGCGCATCGTCCTTGGACCCGCTTGGTGAACTGGCTTTTCTTCTGGCGCAAACGCCCCGCCTCTGCGCAGACTCTTTCTGATGTTCGGCGCAGGATGAGCCGGTATTTCACCATCGAGTTCTATCGTCGTTGGACCCACACCTGGGGCCGGCAAAGCTGTCTGTTGGTCGGGCGCAAGCCACGGGTGGATTGA